A single genomic interval of Gossypium raimondii isolate GPD5lz chromosome 11, ASM2569854v1, whole genome shotgun sequence harbors:
- the LOC105761245 gene encoding F-box/kelch-repeat protein At3g23880 translates to MSDYLPAEVILEILKRLPIKSLVKCRSVCKTWNSLICNPSFISTHLQASLSEPNNTPFILLRCFKKGKENYFLHYDNDDFDEFKQLQFPVFGCLSCSAVVGSCHGLVCLTFLPQDVLNFIFWNPSIQKYITLPQPNICCYTDDVRLNFGFGFDSRTNDYKLLIVGVEKGETLIEPYLFSLNENCWKRVTPASPKYAVEAGISSTFVNGALHWLGYQRGKNGGFSNAILGFDLSSEEFLEISLPETLVWLCPMDLSTMRYGESSIAVLKRDWEDGELFELWVMKEYGVVESWTKVLALHLIDQSGWFPRVLGFRKNGEVLLQVDDGEMASLDLNCQQMEPHGVEVGAELLYVGSYVESLVLLDKAVDVRSVSDAIHAIDSSDSDESSEGECEIT, encoded by the coding sequence atgtCTGATTATTTGCCTGCAGAAGTGATCCTTGAAATCCTTAAAAGGCTCCCAATAAAGTCATTGGTGAAATGCAGGTCAGTTTGTAAGACCTGGAACAGTCTCATTTGCAACCCGTCTTTCATTTCAACCCATTTACAAGCTTCACTTTCAGAACCCAACAACACTCCTTTCATCCTCCTTAGGTGCTTTAAAAAGGGCAAAGAAAACTACTTTTTACATTATGATAATGATGACTTTGATGAGTTCAAGCAGCTTCAATTCCCTGTTTTTGGGTGTTTGTCTTGTTCTGCAGTGGTTGGTTCTTGCCATGGGTTAGTTTGTCTTACTTTTTTACCACAAGAtgttttgaatttcattttttggaaCCCTTCCATTCAAAAATACATTACATTGCCTCAACCAAATATTTGCTGCTATACTGATGATGTAcgtttaaattttgggtttgggtttgatTCGAGAACCAATGATTATAAGCTACTTATAGTTGGGGTTGAAAAAGGTGAGACGTTGATTGAACCCTATTTGTTTTCacttaatgaaaattgttgGAAAAGGGTTACTCCCGCTTCACCTAAGTATGCTGTTGAAGCAGGGATTTCATCCACTTTTGTTAATGGGGCACTCCATTGGTTAGGGTATCAGAGAGGGAAAAATGGTGGATTCAGTAATGCAATTTTGGGGTTTGATTTAAGTAGTGAGGAGTTTCTTGAGATAAGTTTGCCAGAAACTTTAGTTTGGTTGTGTCCTATGGATTTATCAACTATGAGATATGGGGAATCTTCCATTGCAGTGCTTAAAAGAGATTGGGAAGATGGTGAGTTGTTTGAATTGTGGGTCATGAAGGAGTATGGTGTGGTTGAGTCATGGACTAAGGTGTTAGCATTACATTTGATTGACCAAAGTGGATGGTTCCCAAGGGTATTGGGATTTAGGAAGAATGGGGAAGTCTTATTGCAAGTGGATGATGGAGAGATGGCTTCACTTGATTTGAACTGCCAACAGATGGAGCCTCATGGAGTTGAGGTTGGGGCGGAATTGTTATATGTTGGTAGTTACGTGGAGAGCCTAGTGTTACTCGACAAAGCGGTTGATGTCCGCAGTGTGAGTGATGCAATTCATGCTATAGATTCAAGTGATTCTGACGAATCAAGTGAGGGAGAGTGTGAAATCACATAG